A part of Odontesthes bonariensis isolate fOdoBon6 chromosome 23, fOdoBon6.hap1, whole genome shotgun sequence genomic DNA contains:
- the dusp3a gene encoding dual specificity protein phosphatase 3: MKKHLSPTKQQQQPQPPPPPQADVPAPDFEVTVQKLNELLSDGSGLYKLPTQHFNEVFPRIYIGNAFVAQNTMRLQKLGVTHILNVAEGTSFMHVNTSVEFYTGTGITYHGIQANDTAKFNLSAFFEEGADFIDKALAHNNNKGKVYVHCREGYSRSPTMVVAYLMLRHKMDARLAMATVRNKREIGPNDGFLRQLCQLNEKLAKEGKLNGEVGKLKSK; the protein is encoded by the exons ATGAAGAAACACCTGAGCCCcaccaaacagcagcagcagccgcagCCGCCGCCGCCTCCACAGGCTGACGTCCCGGCTCCAGACTTCGAGGTTACCGTCCAGAAACTCAACGAGCTCCTCTCCGACGGCAGCGGCTTGTACAAGCTGCCGACACAACACTTCAACGAGGTCTTCCCCAGAATCTACATCGGCAACGC GTTTGTTGCCCAGAACACGATGCGTCTGCAGAAACTTGGAGTGACGCACATCCTGAACGTGGCGGAGGGAACCTCCTTCATGCACGTCAACACGAGCGTGGAGTTCTACACCGGCACGGGCATCACGTACCACGGCATCCAGGCCAACGATACGGCAAAGTTCAACCTCAGTGCCTTCTTTGAGGAGGGGGCTGATTTTATCGATAAAGCACTAGCACACAATAACAACAAAG GTAAGGTGTACGTACACTGCAGAGAAGGCTACAGCCGCTCCCCTACCATGGTTGTTGCCTACCTCATGCTGCGCCATAAAATGGACGCCCGGCTGGCGATGGCCACTGTGCGAAATAAGAGAGAAATCGGTCCCAATGACGGCTTCCTTCGCCAACTGTGCCAACTAAACGAGAAGCTGGCAAAGGAAGGCAAGCTGAATGGGGAGGTGGGCAAACTAAAGTCCAAATAA